A region from the Geobacter benzoatilyticus genome encodes:
- a CDS encoding LolA family protein, with the protein MKGFRLFAAFIALFSMALPAMAAPVGRVNVGLQDVIDTVEKSFKTDRNTGLPPLSTVTADFFQRSTVAGKEKEMRGEGQMFLKAATSREPLMFRFDYFRPLKQEIVSNGRTLWTYLPENRQVIVSDVSQVFNPFTFDPDRDRASNFLQGLSRISKDFQIIFSSQREDVAGNYVLELSPRRSTAGISKLFIVVHRDAVINYVQNGRNIANTFSSMAQQEWAFPILSTTMIDHQGSTTLMEFSNVRTNIMLSDSLFTFAVPPGVQVTKPPRGR; encoded by the coding sequence ATGAAGGGGTTCAGGCTCTTTGCGGCATTCATTGCGCTGTTTTCGATGGCTCTTCCCGCCATGGCTGCTCCGGTTGGAAGGGTGAACGTCGGTCTCCAGGATGTGATAGATACGGTGGAGAAGTCGTTCAAGACGGACAGGAATACCGGCCTTCCGCCCCTCTCCACGGTTACCGCCGACTTCTTCCAGCGCTCTACGGTCGCGGGGAAGGAGAAGGAAATGAGGGGCGAAGGCCAGATGTTCCTCAAGGCGGCCACCAGCCGTGAACCGCTCATGTTCCGTTTTGACTACTTCCGACCCTTGAAGCAGGAGATTGTTTCCAACGGCCGGACCCTCTGGACGTACCTCCCCGAGAACCGCCAGGTCATAGTTAGTGATGTGTCGCAGGTCTTCAATCCGTTCACCTTTGATCCCGACCGGGACCGGGCGTCGAATTTTCTCCAGGGTTTGTCGCGGATATCCAAGGATTTTCAGATCATTTTTTCATCCCAGAGGGAGGATGTTGCCGGCAACTATGTGCTGGAACTGAGCCCCCGCAGATCAACCGCCGGCATCTCGAAGCTTTTCATCGTCGTTCATCGTGATGCGGTCATCAACTATGTCCAGAACGGAAGGAACATCGCGAATACCTTTTCCTCAATGGCACAGCAGGAGTGGGCATTCCCCATCCTTTCAACCACCATGATCGACCACCAGGGTAGCACGACCCTCATGGAATTCAGCAACGTGCGGACCAACATCATGTTGAGCGACAGCCTGTTCACCTTTGCCGTTCCGCCGGGAGTGCAGGTGACGAAACCTCCCCGTGGCCGCTGA
- a CDS encoding chemotaxis protein CheD gives MSLIISVGISEHKVALAPAVLVTYGLGSCVGIALYDPDARAGGLAHTLLPAPVRDVKGTEKTAKFTCWAVELMVDELVKCGCAPGRLVAKLAGGATMFEPKYRSAHGGIGERNVTTARAALERCGIPLVAEDIGEDYGRSLEFNTATGIIMVRALQQPIRQL, from the coding sequence TTGAGTCTTATCATAAGCGTCGGCATATCGGAGCATAAGGTCGCGCTTGCTCCCGCCGTTCTTGTGACCTACGGGCTGGGCTCCTGTGTCGGCATTGCCCTCTATGATCCTGATGCGCGTGCCGGCGGGCTAGCCCATACCCTTCTGCCGGCACCCGTGCGCGATGTGAAAGGGACCGAAAAGACGGCTAAGTTCACCTGCTGGGCTGTTGAACTCATGGTTGACGAGCTCGTCAAATGCGGTTGCGCCCCCGGACGACTTGTGGCAAAATTGGCCGGTGGCGCCACAATGTTTGAGCCCAAGTATCGCTCGGCCCATGGCGGCATCGGCGAACGCAATGTAACTACGGCCCGGGCGGCGCTGGAGCGATGCGGCATTCCGCTGGTGGCCGAAGATATTGGAGAGGACTACGGGCGGAGCCTGGAGTTCAATACGGCGACGGGGATAATTATGGTCAGGGCGCTGCAGCAGCCCATCAGGCAGCTTTAG
- a CDS encoding CheR family methyltransferase produces MIFHSQTPSVHEETPVDFPDDALGQVREILKARRNFDIGSYKEKYLKRRIAIRVRATHSETADVYCDLLARNERELDILLDGLTINVSQFFRNGTTFEKLRGDILPALFARLRREGRNRTTFWSAGCAGGEEPYSLAIILKDSFPEELKEFKISLVATDIDERILDAARTGIYGPERLAEVAGGVRERYFSPAGDRSRLDPAVKEMVEFRRNDLFDFRSFIESDLILCRNVLIYFERGEQVRILHEFASSLHTGGVLVLGKAETVVGEVRQRFTTLCPMERIYQKSRLTAY; encoded by the coding sequence ATGATTTTTCACTCGCAAACCCCGTCCGTTCATGAAGAAACTCCCGTTGACTTCCCGGATGATGCCCTGGGGCAGGTCAGGGAGATTCTCAAAGCCCGCCGGAATTTCGACATCGGGAGTTATAAGGAAAAGTACCTGAAGCGGCGGATCGCCATCCGGGTGCGGGCCACCCATTCAGAAACGGCGGATGTTTATTGCGACCTCCTGGCCCGGAATGAACGGGAACTGGATATTCTTCTGGATGGACTCACCATCAACGTCAGCCAGTTCTTCCGCAATGGCACCACCTTTGAAAAGCTGAGGGGGGATATTCTCCCGGCGCTCTTCGCGAGGCTGCGGCGCGAGGGCCGGAACCGCACCACTTTCTGGAGTGCCGGTTGCGCCGGCGGGGAGGAGCCGTACTCCCTGGCGATTATCCTGAAAGATTCGTTCCCGGAGGAACTGAAAGAATTCAAGATTTCGCTCGTGGCGACCGATATAGATGAGAGGATTCTTGATGCTGCACGAACGGGGATATATGGCCCCGAGCGGCTGGCCGAAGTTGCCGGTGGGGTCAGGGAGCGTTATTTTTCGCCTGCGGGCGACCGGAGCAGGCTTGACCCGGCCGTAAAGGAGATGGTGGAATTCCGCCGCAACGACCTGTTTGATTTCCGCTCTTTCATTGAGAGTGACCTGATTCTGTGCAGAAACGTCCTCATTTACTTTGAGCGGGGAGAGCAGGTGAGGATTCTCCACGAGTTTGCATCTTCTCTGCACACCGGCGGAGTGTTGGTGCTCGGCAAAGCGGAGACCGTCGTCGGGGAAGTCCGGCAACGGTTCACCACCCTTTGTCCCATGGAACGGATTTATCAGAAGAGCCGTTTGACGGCCTATTGA
- a CDS encoding response regulator: protein MAKKRVMIVDDALFMRNMLRNILEQDGYEIVAEAADGGEAVLTYRDVRPDIVTLDIIMPVKNGIEALREIMAIDPNARVVICSAVGQESLVQKAQSVGARDFILKPFNPERVKEVIGRVSAE from the coding sequence ATGGCTAAAAAAAGAGTGATGATAGTTGACGATGCCCTGTTTATGCGGAACATGCTGAGAAATATCCTTGAGCAAGACGGTTACGAGATTGTGGCCGAGGCGGCTGACGGGGGGGAAGCGGTGCTGACCTACCGTGATGTCCGGCCCGACATTGTGACGCTTGACATCATTATGCCCGTCAAGAACGGTATCGAGGCGCTCCGCGAGATTATGGCCATCGACCCCAATGCCAGGGTTGTCATCTGCAGCGCCGTGGGGCAGGAATCCCTGGTCCAGAAAGCACAGAGTGTAGGTGCCAGGGATTTCATCCTGAAGCCTTTTAATCCCGAGAGGGTGAAGGAAGTCATCGGGCGAGTGAGTGCGGAGTAA
- a CDS encoding tetratricopeptide repeat protein, with amino-acid sequence MIPTLLFQLAIATPMTAGAENRCDDAKRIAATFATNPHNEKSKDAEKQILDYCPDGAAGYFVQGLRAEREARHDDAIRNYSEAIRLDPAFPRAQGNLGLALLEKGSYDDAVVELTRAISSDPDPRYHQGLAGIFGKRKLYSLALYHYAEAAKGLPSDPEIPTELAGLYQDMGKGDDAEKQYRKALRISPSYEGARLGLASLYMAGGEINRAIAELKQAQIANPGNKEINLLLAEAYEKAGDHKAADYESLLAGKQRGVLSDERLRRGDELMQAKEYAKAAEEFKAALREKPDWPAALIKLTDAQTAAGLDDDAIASYKELIRLRIGGGDTHYNLGVVYERKGLIDEAVVEYKQAIHDSPGNGDARRRLADIYALRGNHPQAIEQYKELLKKGDSNPLLHLKLARAHLSAKNPQEAVTSYQEAIRTAPDNLEARRELAALYRKSNMTNEAEQQYREILRINKHDAEARNVLTAIYVKTKKYDDLISLLQEGVELAPDDPASHYKLGLIYEFKKDYNAAEERYKKAIDLKGDHAKSLNALGRIYLKTGKINEAKEVLEAAKKADPGMEETAVLLSNIKDELSPDTPRFSKKYRKAKATKGVKKKSKKSSAKKTSKKSSKKKATTKSKATKKAKTTKKTKKN; translated from the coding sequence TTGATCCCGACCCTCCTCTTCCAGCTTGCCATCGCAACCCCCATGACCGCGGGAGCCGAGAACCGCTGTGACGATGCAAAACGCATAGCAGCCACCTTTGCAACAAATCCCCATAACGAAAAGTCAAAAGATGCCGAGAAGCAAATCCTCGACTATTGTCCCGACGGAGCTGCCGGTTATTTCGTCCAGGGGTTAAGGGCCGAGCGGGAAGCACGGCATGACGACGCGATCAGGAATTACAGCGAAGCCATCCGCCTTGACCCGGCCTTTCCCCGGGCCCAGGGAAACCTCGGCCTTGCCCTTCTCGAGAAGGGAAGCTACGACGACGCGGTAGTGGAACTGACCCGGGCCATATCATCGGACCCGGACCCCCGCTATCACCAGGGCCTTGCCGGGATATTCGGCAAGCGCAAGCTATACTCCCTGGCCCTCTACCATTACGCCGAAGCGGCCAAGGGGCTCCCTTCCGACCCGGAAATCCCCACGGAACTTGCCGGTCTGTACCAGGATATGGGCAAAGGAGACGACGCTGAAAAGCAGTACCGCAAGGCGCTCAGGATCTCCCCCTCCTACGAAGGCGCCCGCCTGGGCCTTGCCTCACTCTATATGGCGGGAGGAGAGATCAATCGGGCAATAGCGGAACTGAAGCAGGCCCAGATCGCCAATCCCGGCAACAAAGAGATCAACCTTCTGCTTGCCGAGGCCTATGAGAAAGCAGGGGATCATAAGGCTGCCGACTATGAATCGCTTCTGGCGGGAAAGCAGCGCGGCGTCCTCTCCGACGAGCGCCTCAGGCGAGGCGACGAACTGATGCAGGCCAAGGAATACGCAAAGGCCGCCGAAGAGTTCAAGGCCGCCCTCCGGGAAAAACCCGACTGGCCCGCCGCCCTCATAAAGCTCACCGACGCCCAGACAGCAGCCGGCCTTGACGATGATGCCATTGCCTCCTACAAGGAACTCATCCGGCTCAGAATCGGCGGAGGCGATACCCACTACAACCTCGGCGTTGTTTATGAGCGCAAGGGCCTCATCGACGAGGCGGTGGTCGAGTACAAGCAAGCCATCCACGATTCTCCCGGCAACGGCGATGCCCGCAGGCGCCTGGCAGACATATACGCGCTCAGGGGCAACCATCCCCAGGCTATCGAACAGTACAAGGAACTTCTCAAGAAGGGGGACAGCAATCCCCTGCTCCATCTGAAACTTGCCCGGGCGCACCTGAGCGCCAAAAATCCGCAGGAAGCCGTCACCTCCTATCAGGAGGCCATCCGTACCGCCCCGGACAACCTTGAGGCACGGCGGGAGCTGGCGGCCCTATACCGCAAAAGCAACATGACCAACGAGGCGGAACAACAGTACCGGGAAATACTCCGGATCAACAAGCACGACGCGGAAGCCCGCAATGTCCTCACCGCCATTTACGTGAAGACAAAGAAATATGACGACCTTATCTCATTGCTGCAAGAAGGGGTGGAACTCGCTCCCGACGATCCGGCAAGCCATTACAAGCTCGGCCTAATCTATGAATTCAAAAAAGATTACAATGCTGCCGAGGAACGGTACAAAAAAGCCATCGATCTGAAGGGGGACCACGCCAAGAGCCTCAATGCCCTGGGACGCATCTACCTTAAGACCGGCAAGATCAATGAAGCCAAGGAAGTTCTGGAAGCAGCCAAGAAAGCCGACCCCGGCATGGAAGAAACGGCTGTTCTCCTGAGCAACATCAAGGATGAACTTTCTCCGGATACCCCCCGCTTCAGCAAAAAGTACCGGAAAGCAAAAGCGACCAAAGGGGTCAAGAAGAAATCCAAAAAGAGTTCTGCCAAGAAAACGTCCAAAAAGAGTTCAAAAAAGAAAGCAACAACCAAAAGCAAGGCCACAAAAAAAGCTAAGACGACCAAAAAAACCAAGAAAAATTAG
- a CDS encoding YajQ family cyclic di-GMP-binding protein — MPSFDIVSKVDMQEVDNAVNQAVKEIGQRYDFKGSKSEVTLEKDSIKVLADDDFRLKAIVDILQSKFVKRGISPKALQYGKAESASGGMVRQIISIQQGISKEKGKEVVAVIKDTKLKVQGQIQDDQVRVTGKNRDDLQDAIRTLKGKDLGIELQFVNFRD, encoded by the coding sequence ATGCCTTCGTTCGACATCGTTTCCAAAGTGGATATGCAGGAAGTGGACAACGCGGTCAATCAGGCCGTCAAGGAGATCGGCCAGCGCTACGACTTCAAGGGGTCGAAAAGCGAGGTAACTCTCGAAAAGGACTCGATCAAGGTCCTCGCCGATGACGACTTCCGCCTCAAGGCCATCGTCGACATTCTCCAGTCCAAGTTCGTCAAGAGGGGAATCTCCCCCAAGGCCCTCCAGTACGGAAAGGCCGAGTCCGCCTCCGGCGGCATGGTGCGGCAGATAATCAGCATCCAGCAGGGGATCTCCAAGGAGAAGGGTAAGGAGGTCGTGGCCGTCATCAAGGATACCAAGCTCAAGGTTCAGGGGCAGATCCAGGACGACCAGGTGCGGGTCACCGGCAAGAACCGGGACGACCTCCAGGATGCGATCCGGACCCTCAAGGGGAAGGATCTGGGGATCGAGTTGCAGTTCGTGAATTTCAGGGATTAG
- the lon gene encoding endopeptidase La, which translates to MADTENTEPRQENEELKIPDVLPLLPVRDVVVYPYMILPLFVGREISINAVDQALSQDRLIFLATQKEMGDEEPTPEGIYTVGTVAMIMRMLKLPDGRVKVLVQGLAKGRILEYVESKPAYSVRIERIVEPPAPDETLETEALMRAVKEQLTQIVSLGKAVSPEVLVIVENMQEPGSLADLIASNIGLKVDDAQALLEIIDPIQRLQKVNEHLNKEHELLDMQVKIQSAAKEEMGKSQREYYLREQLRAIQQELGETDPRTEEISELRKAIEQAKMPPAVEKEAFKQLGRLEQMHPDAAEAGMLRTFLDWMVELPWGKATKDVLDIKRAHQILDEDHFYLEKIKERILEFLAVRKLRKRMKGPILCFVGPPGVGKTSLGKSIARAMGRKFVRISLGGVRDEAEIRGHRRTYVGALPGRIIQGLKQAGSNNPVFMLDELDKLGADFRGDPSSALLEVLDPEQNHMFSDHYINLPFNLSNVMFIATANQIDTVPGPLRDRMEVIQLSGYTEEEKLEIAKRYLVPRQMKDNGISEKEIVFSDDALRVIISKYTREAGLRNLEREIGSVCRKVARKVAEGETRRFRITPATVAKYLGPARFLREVEMEKNEVGTVTGLAWTPVGGEVLFVEATIMKGKGGLTLTGYLGDVMKESVQAALSYIRSKAKEFHLAEDFLSSLDIHVHVPAGAIPKDGPSAGVTMTTALVSALTRVPVRKDVAMTGEITLRGKVLPIGGLKEKMLAAIRMGIKTIVIPEQNMKDLEEVPKHILRKVTVVPAKVIDDVLSVALETFPPPRPAGEGKTAATAKAPPRRGLAAPRKGALAGAKS; encoded by the coding sequence ATGGCAGATACTGAAAATACAGAACCACGGCAGGAAAACGAGGAACTGAAAATACCGGATGTCCTGCCGCTGTTGCCGGTGCGGGATGTGGTGGTCTACCCGTATATGATCCTCCCGCTCTTCGTGGGGCGGGAGATTTCCATCAATGCGGTGGACCAGGCCCTTTCCCAGGACCGCCTGATCTTCCTGGCGACACAGAAGGAGATGGGCGACGAAGAGCCCACTCCCGAGGGGATTTACACCGTCGGCACCGTTGCGATGATCATGCGGATGCTGAAGCTGCCCGATGGGCGGGTGAAGGTGCTCGTCCAGGGGCTCGCCAAGGGGCGAATTCTTGAGTACGTTGAGTCGAAACCTGCCTATTCGGTCAGGATCGAGCGGATTGTGGAGCCTCCCGCCCCCGATGAGACACTGGAGACGGAGGCCCTCATGAGGGCCGTCAAGGAGCAGCTGACCCAGATCGTTTCCCTTGGCAAGGCTGTGTCGCCGGAAGTTCTGGTGATCGTGGAGAATATGCAGGAACCGGGAAGCCTGGCAGATCTGATTGCCAGCAACATCGGCCTCAAGGTGGACGATGCCCAGGCGCTTCTGGAGATTATCGACCCCATTCAACGCCTGCAGAAGGTTAACGAGCACCTCAACAAAGAGCACGAACTCCTCGACATGCAGGTGAAAATCCAGTCGGCCGCCAAGGAGGAGATGGGGAAGAGCCAGCGGGAGTACTATCTCCGGGAGCAGCTCCGGGCCATCCAGCAGGAGTTGGGGGAAACCGACCCCCGCACTGAGGAGATCAGCGAGCTCCGCAAGGCAATCGAGCAGGCCAAGATGCCCCCCGCAGTGGAGAAAGAGGCCTTCAAGCAGCTGGGGCGTCTTGAGCAGATGCACCCGGATGCCGCAGAGGCGGGAATGCTCCGCACGTTCCTTGACTGGATGGTGGAACTCCCCTGGGGCAAGGCGACCAAGGACGTTCTCGATATCAAGCGGGCCCACCAGATTCTCGACGAGGATCACTTTTATCTGGAGAAGATCAAGGAGCGGATTCTGGAGTTTCTCGCCGTGCGCAAGCTCCGCAAGAGGATGAAGGGGCCGATCCTCTGCTTCGTGGGACCTCCGGGGGTCGGCAAGACCTCCCTCGGCAAGTCCATTGCCCGGGCCATGGGGCGGAAGTTCGTCCGCATTTCCCTCGGCGGGGTGCGTGACGAGGCGGAAATCCGGGGACACAGGCGCACCTACGTGGGGGCCCTCCCCGGCCGGATTATCCAGGGGCTCAAGCAGGCCGGCTCCAACAACCCCGTCTTCATGCTGGACGAACTGGACAAGCTGGGGGCCGATTTCCGGGGCGATCCCTCCTCGGCTCTGCTGGAGGTGCTGGATCCGGAGCAGAACCACATGTTCTCTGACCACTACATCAACCTTCCCTTCAATCTGTCCAACGTGATGTTCATCGCCACGGCAAACCAGATTGATACGGTACCGGGCCCCCTCCGCGACCGGATGGAGGTGATCCAGCTGTCGGGATACACCGAGGAGGAGAAGCTGGAGATTGCCAAGCGCTACCTGGTTCCCCGGCAGATGAAGGATAACGGCATCTCCGAAAAGGAGATCGTCTTCAGCGACGACGCGTTGCGCGTGATTATCTCCAAATACACCAGGGAAGCGGGGCTGCGGAACCTGGAGCGGGAAATCGGCAGCGTCTGCCGCAAGGTCGCCCGCAAGGTCGCCGAGGGAGAGACCCGGCGTTTCCGGATCACGCCGGCAACGGTGGCAAAATACCTGGGGCCGGCCCGGTTCCTTCGGGAAGTGGAGATGGAGAAGAACGAGGTGGGCACCGTTACCGGCCTTGCGTGGACGCCGGTGGGGGGAGAAGTCCTCTTTGTGGAGGCGACCATCATGAAGGGCAAGGGTGGGCTCACCCTCACCGGATACCTGGGCGACGTCATGAAGGAGTCGGTACAGGCCGCCCTATCCTACATCCGCTCCAAGGCCAAGGAATTCCACCTCGCCGAGGATTTTCTCTCCTCCCTGGACATCCATGTTCACGTGCCGGCAGGCGCCATTCCCAAGGACGGCCCCTCGGCCGGCGTCACCATGACCACGGCCCTTGTTTCGGCCCTGACGCGGGTGCCGGTCCGCAAGGACGTTGCCATGACGGGGGAGATTACCTTGCGGGGGAAAGTCCTCCCCATAGGCGGCCTCAAGGAGAAGATGCTCGCCGCAATCAGGATGGGCATCAAGACCATCGTCATCCCCGAGCAGAACATGAAGGACCTTGAGGAGGTTCCCAAGCACATCCTCAGGAAGGTAACGGTCGTTCCCGCAAAAGTGATAGACGACGTTCTTTCTGTGGCTCTGGAGACCTTTCCGCCCCCCCGCCCCGCAGGCGAGGGGAAAACGGCCGCAACGGCCAAAGCACCCCCCCGGAGGGGCCTGGCCGCCCCCCGAAAAGGAGCTCTTGCCGGGGCTAAGAGTTGA
- a CDS encoding LolA family protein, with product MLRFLLPCLVAAIMAMTPAFAGAASVGEVVTALEKGYDSLRDMQASFSQRSEMASVKRAQSGAGEVFIRKDKGAAMFRFNYTKPRQEIVSNGKTVWYYLPENRQVMTMDAASLFEGGGGVALSYLTGMGEVSRDFTARFVGNGQDGQGNYVLELVPKKGGQAFQKLHLTVSGRAVEEYLAKGRATVPFPIVSSVVFDQLGNRTTIVFSKVKVNRGVKASLFTFNVPKGVEVIRNPMGGR from the coding sequence ATGCTCCGTTTTCTTCTGCCGTGCCTTGTCGCGGCGATTATGGCCATGACGCCCGCCTTTGCCGGTGCTGCTTCCGTCGGCGAGGTAGTGACGGCGCTGGAGAAGGGATACGACTCGCTGCGTGATATGCAGGCCTCTTTCTCCCAGCGGTCTGAAATGGCTTCGGTGAAAAGAGCGCAGAGCGGCGCCGGCGAGGTCTTTATCCGCAAAGACAAGGGGGCGGCCATGTTCCGCTTCAATTACACCAAACCCCGCCAGGAAATTGTCTCCAACGGCAAGACCGTCTGGTATTACCTTCCCGAGAACCGCCAGGTGATGACCATGGACGCGGCGTCGCTTTTTGAGGGTGGCGGAGGCGTGGCCCTTTCGTACCTGACGGGCATGGGGGAGGTCTCCCGCGACTTTACGGCGCGGTTCGTGGGGAATGGGCAGGACGGCCAGGGGAACTACGTCCTTGAGCTCGTGCCGAAAAAGGGCGGGCAGGCATTCCAGAAGCTCCACCTCACTGTTTCGGGACGCGCCGTTGAGGAGTATCTGGCAAAAGGGCGGGCAACGGTGCCGTTTCCCATCGTCTCTTCGGTTGTCTTCGACCAGCTCGGCAACCGGACGACCATAGTGTTCAGCAAGGTAAAGGTAAACCGGGGGGTGAAAGCCTCGCTTTTCACCTTCAATGTCCCCAAGGGCGTTGAGGTAATACGGAACCCCATGGGGGGAAGATAA
- a CDS encoding twin-arginine translocase TatA/TatE family subunit — protein sequence MFGFGMPELIVILVIVLVVFGAGRLPEIGAALGKSIRNFKRASDEKEEIEIKPEKKKDESSK from the coding sequence ATGTTTGGATTTGGAATGCCTGAGCTTATAGTCATCCTCGTCATAGTGCTGGTGGTATTCGGCGCAGGCCGGCTGCCCGAGATCGGTGCCGCTCTTGGCAAGAGTATCCGGAATTTTAAGCGTGCATCGGACGAAAAAGAGGAAATTGAGATCAAGCCGGAGAAGAAGAAGGACGAATCTTCCAAGTAG
- the thiL gene encoding thiamine-phosphate kinase, with protein sequence MKLREIGEFGLIGRISSRVVDGAGVRIGIGDDAAAVEPTPGRWLLVTSDMLLEGVHFDLAYTDPYRLGRKSLAVNLSDVAAMGGEPRHFLLSLAVPPGITVEFIDRFTEGMLSLAGEHGVTLVGGDTCRSRSGLVISVTLHGEQEPEFVVRRSGARPGDRVFVTGTIGDSALGLELLRRGERQGWAVDRHLDPTPRVRAGILLGRAGVPSAMIDVSDGLAADLGHILELSGVGARLDSGLIPRSPWFREHAHDVAPDPALLALTGGEDYELLFTVPAGRCGEVAHILAGSGVAAVEIGEITAGDKLVVVGADGQEAVVSQGGYNHFCDGQ encoded by the coding sequence TTGAAGCTTCGGGAGATTGGAGAGTTCGGGCTCATCGGGCGGATTTCTTCCCGAGTTGTCGACGGTGCGGGGGTGCGGATCGGGATCGGTGATGATGCCGCCGCTGTGGAACCGACCCCCGGCCGGTGGCTCCTGGTCACCTCCGACATGCTCCTGGAGGGGGTCCACTTCGACCTTGCCTACACCGATCCCTACCGTCTCGGGAGAAAGTCCCTGGCGGTGAACCTCTCCGACGTGGCAGCCATGGGCGGGGAACCTCGCCACTTTCTTCTCTCCCTTGCCGTGCCGCCGGGGATAACGGTTGAGTTCATCGACCGGTTTACCGAGGGGATGCTCTCCCTTGCCGGTGAGCATGGCGTTACCCTTGTCGGCGGCGATACCTGCCGGTCGCGCAGCGGGCTGGTCATTTCCGTCACCCTCCATGGGGAGCAGGAGCCGGAGTTCGTGGTCCGCCGCAGCGGAGCCCGTCCCGGTGACCGCGTCTTCGTCACCGGCACCATTGGCGATTCGGCTCTGGGGCTCGAGTTGCTGCGGCGGGGAGAGCGGCAGGGGTGGGCCGTTGACCGACACCTGGACCCGACTCCCCGGGTCCGTGCCGGCATCCTCCTCGGCCGTGCCGGGGTTCCCTCTGCCATGATCGATGTGAGCGACGGCCTTGCCGCTGATCTGGGGCATATTCTGGAACTCTCCGGAGTCGGCGCACGGCTTGATTCCGGTCTCATTCCACGTTCACCCTGGTTCCGCGAACATGCCCATGATGTTGCTCCGGATCCTGCGTTGCTGGCGCTGACCGGCGGCGAGGATTACGAGTTGCTCTTTACCGTGCCGGCCGGGAGATGCGGGGAGGTTGCCCACATTCTTGCGGGCAGTGGCGTGGCCGCGGTGGAGATCGGGGAAATAACCGCTGGCGATAAACTTGTGGTGGTTGGGGCTGACGGCCAAGAGGCTGTTGTTTCTCAGGGGGGATACAATCATTTTTGCGATGGGCAATAA
- a CDS encoding Hsp20/alpha crystallin family protein has translation MAVIPKEPRDWLSLLQRQMEEVFDYIASTGEGERWSECEYFPSIDIFETPEEFAVEFELPGIEQGDLSLKLCCNMLILEGVKHEDTHDGVSYICLERRFGRFCRTVEIPPTVDLSAVKATFRRGVLVVTFPRLSDRGKIIREIPIEQGDT, from the coding sequence ATGGCCGTAATACCTAAAGAACCGCGCGACTGGCTTTCTCTGCTGCAACGGCAGATGGAAGAGGTCTTTGACTACATTGCCAGTACCGGAGAAGGGGAGCGTTGGAGCGAGTGCGAATATTTCCCCTCCATCGACATTTTCGAGACTCCGGAAGAATTTGCTGTGGAATTCGAGCTTCCCGGCATCGAGCAGGGAGATTTGTCCCTTAAGCTGTGCTGTAACATGTTGATTCTGGAAGGGGTCAAGCATGAAGACACCCATGACGGTGTAAGCTACATCTGTCTGGAGCGCAGGTTCGGGCGTTTCTGCCGAACCGTCGAGATTCCGCCGACGGTGGATCTCAGTGCAGTAAAGGCCACTTTCCGGAGGGGGGTCCTGGTTGTAACTTTCCCCCGGCTCTCGGATCGGGGCAAGATTATCCGCGAGATACCGATAGAACAAGGAGATACGTAA
- a CDS encoding chemotaxis protein CheC, whose amino-acid sequence MRFDALTEEHLDALREVSNIGVAHAATALSQLIGRGISLTVPKVLLTDISKVPEFFGGAEQIVVGIYLQMLGDARGNILIVLPRDSALKLLSKLLPRDKSEGALLTELEMSALKEVGNILASAYLNALGTLMGKTLIPSVPVLSFDMAGAVIDYALIELGKVGDLALVVETDFFGEEEKINGQFFLLPDPESLKIILNAIGVKL is encoded by the coding sequence ATGAGATTCGATGCATTGACAGAGGAGCATCTGGATGCGCTGCGGGAGGTGAGCAATATCGGTGTGGCCCATGCTGCTACCGCTCTTTCGCAACTTATTGGCAGAGGGATATCGCTCACCGTTCCCAAGGTCCTCTTGACCGATATTTCTAAAGTGCCTGAGTTTTTCGGCGGTGCCGAGCAGATAGTCGTCGGAATTTATCTCCAGATGCTTGGTGACGCCCGGGGGAATATTCTGATCGTCCTTCCAAGGGACAGTGCCTTGAAGCTTCTCTCAAAACTATTGCCCCGGGACAAGAGCGAAGGGGCGCTCCTTACCGAGTTGGAGATGTCCGCCCTCAAAGAGGTGGGGAACATTCTCGCTTCCGCATATCTGAACGCCCTGGGCACCCTCATGGGGAAAACGCTGATTCCTTCCGTGCCGGTTCTCTCCTTCGACATGGCCGGCGCGGTCATAGATTATGCTCTCATAGAACTGGGCAAGGTGGGTGACCTGGCCCTCGTGGTTGAAACCGATTTCTTCGGTGAAGAAGAAAAAATCAACGGCCAGTTTTTCCTCCTTCCCGACCCCGAGTCTCTAAAGATAATCCTGAACGCCATCGGGGTTAAGCTTTGA